The Microlunatus antarcticus genome window below encodes:
- a CDS encoding hemolysin family protein: MNPTLVNALVVLLLILISGVFVAAEMSLVSLRDSQIKQMAHRGRRGKAVARLNENPNRFLSAVQIGVTLTGFLSAAFGGATLEAAVSPLLIRWFGWSEQVSSTVALIVITVLIAYVSIVLGELTAKRLALQSTEAYAMALAPIVDLVARVLRPVIWLLGVSTNFLVKLLGGDPGAGREEVSDEEIRALVSGSSTLGAEERRIVDDVFDAGERSLREVMLPRTEVDFISGDMPAHKAVRELLRSPHSRYPVTGESADDVLGFVHVRDLLDPEVSTRNTRVSDLARPVLRMPDTVRVLHALSEMRRDRSHLAIVVDEYGGTAGIVTMEDLVEELVGDISDEYDVVVPERPGVRGNLTVDGLTTLEDFADLTGLELAEGPYDTVAGFFMAQLGQLPALGDSAVADGRPVGDEEADPVSLSLRVSELDGRRASAFVVHRVDGSELTPPPE; the protein is encoded by the coding sequence ATGAACCCCACGCTCGTCAACGCCCTCGTCGTCCTCCTCCTGATCCTGATCAGCGGGGTCTTCGTCGCCGCCGAGATGTCCCTCGTCTCGCTGCGCGACAGCCAGATCAAGCAGATGGCCCACCGGGGCCGCCGTGGCAAGGCCGTCGCCCGGCTGAACGAGAACCCGAACCGGTTCCTGTCCGCCGTGCAGATCGGCGTCACGCTGACCGGCTTCCTGAGCGCGGCCTTCGGCGGGGCGACGCTCGAGGCCGCGGTCTCGCCGCTCCTGATCCGCTGGTTCGGCTGGAGCGAGCAGGTCTCCTCGACGGTGGCGCTGATCGTCATCACGGTGCTCATCGCCTACGTCTCGATCGTGCTCGGGGAGCTGACGGCCAAGCGGCTGGCCCTGCAGAGCACCGAGGCGTACGCGATGGCGCTCGCCCCGATCGTCGACCTGGTGGCCCGGGTGCTCCGGCCGGTCATCTGGCTGCTGGGCGTGTCCACGAACTTCCTGGTGAAGCTGCTCGGCGGCGACCCCGGGGCGGGCCGCGAGGAGGTCAGCGACGAGGAGATCCGGGCGCTGGTCAGCGGCTCGAGCACCCTGGGCGCGGAGGAGCGCCGGATCGTGGACGACGTCTTCGACGCCGGGGAGCGCAGCCTGCGCGAGGTGATGCTGCCGCGCACCGAGGTCGACTTCATCTCCGGCGACATGCCGGCGCACAAGGCCGTCCGGGAGCTGCTCCGCTCCCCGCACTCGCGCTACCCCGTGACGGGGGAGTCGGCTGACGACGTCCTCGGCTTCGTCCACGTGCGCGACCTACTCGACCCCGAGGTCAGCACCCGCAACACCCGCGTGTCCGACCTCGCCCGCCCGGTGCTGCGGATGCCCGACACGGTGCGCGTCCTGCACGCCCTGTCGGAGATGCGGCGCGACCGCTCGCACCTGGCGATCGTGGTCGACGAGTACGGCGGCACCGCCGGCATCGTGACGATGGAGGACCTCGTCGAGGAGCTCGTCGGGGACATCAGCGACGAGTACGACGTCGTCGTGCCGGAGCGTCCCGGCGTGCGCGGCAACCTCACCGTCGACGGCCTGACGACGCTCGAGGACTTCGCCGACCTGACCGGTCTCGAGCTGGCCGAGGGGCCGTACGACACGGTCGCCGGCTTCTTCATGGCCCAGCTCGGCCAGCTGCCCGCCCTCGGTGATTCGGCCGTCGCCGACGGGCGCCCGGTCGGGGACGAGGAGGCCGACCCGGTCAGCCTCTCCCTGCGCGTGAGCGAGCTCGACGGCCGCCGCGCCTCCGCGTTCGTCGTCCACCGCGTCGACGGCAGCGAGCTCACCCCGCCCCCCGAGTAG
- a CDS encoding RNA polymerase sigma factor, whose protein sequence is MVVVTGGAVEDSLAVRAGRMFAAYRAGDGSAMGDLVRTLTPLLWHTVRATRLDAAAAEDVLQTVWLSLVRHGDTILEPNAVLQWLVVSAKREAWRVSRGQDKVRPEDVETTRASETDGAPEVGEQVAGAEADDVLWRHVQQLPERCQTLLRVIAFATKPDYAQIARALGMPVGSIGPTRGRCLAKLRLALAADPQWGAA, encoded by the coding sequence GTGGTCGTGGTGACCGGCGGTGCGGTCGAGGACAGCCTCGCCGTACGGGCCGGCCGGATGTTCGCCGCCTACCGGGCCGGCGACGGCTCGGCGATGGGCGACCTGGTCCGGACCCTGACGCCGCTGCTGTGGCACACCGTGCGCGCGACCCGTCTGGACGCCGCGGCCGCCGAGGACGTGCTGCAGACGGTCTGGCTGAGCCTGGTGCGCCACGGCGACACGATCCTCGAGCCGAACGCGGTCCTGCAGTGGCTGGTGGTCTCGGCCAAGCGGGAGGCGTGGCGGGTCTCGCGTGGCCAGGACAAGGTGCGGCCCGAGGACGTCGAGACCACGCGGGCGAGCGAGACCGACGGCGCGCCCGAGGTCGGCGAGCAGGTGGCCGGGGCCGAGGCCGACGACGTCCTCTGGCGCCACGTCCAGCAGCTCCCGGAACGCTGCCAGACCCTGCTCCGCGTCATCGCCTTCGCGACGAAGCCGGACTACGCCCAGATCGCGCGCGCCCTCGGGATGCCGGTGGGCAGCATCGGGCCGACGCGCGGCCGGTGCCTGGCCAAGCTGCGGCTCGCGCTCGCGGCCGACCCGCAGTGGGGTGCCGCGTGA
- a CDS encoding UDP-glucose dehydrogenase family protein, whose translation MTLRVSVIGTSYLGATHAAGMAEFGHQVVGIDIDEDKVKILNAGQSHIFEVGLEPLLEKHTSTGRLRFTTDYTEIADWADVHFLALGTPSQPNGKADLRQLYSAIESLAPLLTEPCLVVGKSTVPVGTAMQLEARIRELAPAGDAVEVAWNPEFLREAYAVEDTLHPDRLVFGTHSQHALDVLAEIYALPLSDRTPVVRCDIATAELIKVAANSFLATKISFINAMAQMCQAAGGDVVLLADAIGFDKRIGREFLNAGLGFGGGCLPKDIAALAVRAEELGVNVLSEFIHAVEAINTGQRNEIADLAIEQAGGDVAGKRIAVLGAAFKPGTDDTRNSPALTVADRLHEAGADVRIYDPEARLPPREGFTQVASVEQAMLGAEMVLHLTEWPEFRQLDPEKLSHLVKAQIIIDGRLKLHAPTWRNAGWKVVQIGRAATM comes from the coding sequence ATGACTCTTCGCGTCAGCGTCATCGGCACCAGCTACCTGGGAGCCACGCACGCCGCCGGCATGGCCGAGTTCGGCCACCAGGTGGTCGGCATCGACATCGATGAGGACAAGGTCAAGATCCTCAACGCCGGCCAGTCCCACATCTTCGAGGTGGGCCTCGAGCCGCTGCTGGAGAAGCACACCTCCACCGGCCGCCTCCGCTTCACCACCGACTACACCGAGATCGCGGACTGGGCCGACGTCCACTTCCTCGCCCTCGGCACCCCGTCCCAGCCGAACGGCAAGGCCGACCTCCGCCAGCTCTACTCGGCGATCGAGAGCCTCGCGCCGCTGCTGACCGAGCCCTGCCTCGTCGTGGGCAAGTCCACGGTCCCGGTCGGCACCGCGATGCAGCTCGAGGCCCGCATCCGCGAGCTCGCCCCCGCCGGCGACGCCGTCGAGGTCGCCTGGAACCCCGAGTTCCTGCGCGAGGCGTACGCGGTCGAGGACACCCTGCATCCCGACCGGCTGGTCTTCGGCACCCACTCCCAGCACGCGCTCGACGTGCTCGCCGAGATCTACGCCCTGCCGCTCAGCGACCGGACCCCGGTCGTCCGCTGCGACATCGCGACCGCCGAGCTGATCAAGGTCGCGGCCAACTCGTTCCTCGCCACCAAGATCAGCTTCATCAACGCGATGGCGCAGATGTGCCAGGCCGCGGGCGGTGACGTCGTCCTGCTGGCCGACGCGATCGGCTTCGACAAGCGCATCGGCCGCGAGTTCCTCAACGCCGGCCTCGGCTTCGGCGGCGGTTGCCTGCCCAAGGACATCGCCGCCCTCGCCGTCCGCGCCGAGGAGCTCGGCGTCAACGTGCTGAGCGAGTTCATCCACGCGGTCGAGGCGATCAACACCGGCCAGCGCAACGAGATCGCCGACCTCGCGATCGAGCAGGCCGGCGGCGACGTCGCCGGCAAGCGCATCGCCGTCCTCGGCGCCGCCTTCAAGCCGGGCACCGACGACACCCGCAACTCCCCCGCCCTGACCGTCGCCGACCGCCTCCACGAGGCCGGTGCCGACGTCCGGATCTACGACCCCGAGGCCCGGCTCCCTCCCCGCGAGGGCTTCACCCAGGTCGCCAGCGTCGAGCAGGCCATGCTCGGCGCCGAGATGGTCCTGCACCTGACCGAGTGGCCCGAGTTCCGCCAGCTCGACCCGGAGAAGCTGTCGCACCTGGTCAAGGCCCAGATCATCATCGACGGCCGCCTCAAGCTGCACGCCCCCACCTGGCGCAACGCCGGCTGGAAGGTCGTCCAGATCGGCCGCGCCGCCACCATGTGA